Proteins encoded together in one Bactrocera neohumeralis isolate Rockhampton chromosome 4, APGP_CSIRO_Bneo_wtdbg2-racon-allhic-juicebox.fasta_v2, whole genome shotgun sequence window:
- the LOC126755139 gene encoding E3 ubiquitin-protein ligase goliath, which translates to MCSKELLLLACLFLLGGLRLTSTTTTTTFVAAMSIANQDLDRYFRTANATQMLANEERIIIDVYNYAYLNFTYLNEFGEIRKLAHSEEKARYGEGKVDSREGKLVHISTIGNITDDTACTSKIAGTNGESFPPKGVGWIALVKRGFCTFEEKVKHVYDRGAIGVIIYNDKAVNNLEKMQIRDQLRDITAVITYLEIGLEIARIVDQGLQMDAAIIKGRSGSRPLNTLNKTSVLFVSVSFIVLMVISLVWLLFYYIQRFRYLQTKDQQSRQLCSVTKKAIMKIPTKTGKSSDDKDMDSDCCAICIEAYKPSDCIRVLPCKHEFHKNCIDPWLIEHRTCPMCKLDVLKFYGFVFLGSEESILEYEPDRPPVDATSAAGAAAGNGNLSATLAAGAQRNGALGELMRSRDFVIDFPRIFVLEAGAVTGTHESLFPARLPERSQSSLSLANAKDWMSAMTNKLDEQHGLRRLRRGVARDGMDENLLTVCAEAVKKRRSRSADGRYSSSFYARQQAMQLQGELECGYGGGAEAAECVKPDEVAKLRPNATILDLTDAVYAESRQRQQQVNNCALPHAELEYAASNARRRSLRRSSERAIQLHELPYRSPLTSQAGTPAGSRESTPPLDVAITIQVNGEGIDLE; encoded by the exons ATGTGTTCCAAGGAGTTGCTGCTCTTAGCATGCCTCTTCCTGCTCGGCGGTCTGCGTTTGACCTCGACCACGACAACCACCACTTTTGTGGCGGCCATGTCCATAGCGAATCAGGATCTCGATCGTTATTTTCGCACGGCGAACGCCACACAGATGCTCGCCAATGAAGAGCGTATCATCATAGATGTCTATAATTATGCCTATTTGAATTTCACCTACTTGAATGAGTTTGGTGAAATACGTAAGTTGGCGCATAGTGAGGAGAAGGCGCGTTACGGTGAGGGTAAAGTGGATAGTAGAGAGGGTAAACTCGTACACATAAGCACGATCGGTAATATAACCGATGATACGGCTTGTACGTCCAAGATCGCCGGCACTAATGGTGAGAGTTTTCCACCCAAAGGTGTCGGTTGGATTGCGCTGGTGAAGCGCGGCTTTTGCACATTCGAGGAGAAGGTGAAACATGTGTATGATCGTGGTGCGATCGGTGTGATCATCTACAATGACAAAGCGGTCAACAATCTGGAGAAAATGCAGATTAGAGATCAACTGC GCGATATAACAGCTGTGATAACTTATCTTGAGATTGGTTTGGAAATAGCACGAATCGTTGATCAAGGATTGCAAATGGATGCCGCCATCATAAAAGGCCGATCCGGTAGCCGACCATTAAATACGCTAAACAA AACATCCGTGCTGTTTGTGTCCGTTTCCTTCATTGTGCTGATGGTGATATCGCTGGTGTGGTTGCTGTTCTACTACATACAACGCTTTAGATATCTGCAGACGAAGGATCAGCAATCG CGCCAACTGTGTTCGGTCACTAAGAAGGCCATCATGAAAATACCCACAAAGACGGGCAAGAGCAGCGATGACAAGGATATGGACAGCGATTGTTGCGCCATCTGCATTGAGGCCTACAAACCATCCGACTGCATACGCGTATTACCCTGCAA GCATGAATTTCACAAGAACTGCATCGATCCGTGGCTAATCGAGCACCGCACCTGCCCCATGTGCAAGCTGGACGTGCTGAAATTCTACGGATTTGTG TTCCTTGGCAGCGAGGAAAGCATTTTGGAATATGAACCCGATCGCCCGCCGGTAGACGCCACCAGTGCTGCAGGTGCAGCAGCTGGTAACGGAAATCTCAGCGCTACATTGGCGGCTGGCGCACAACGCAACGGAGCGCTCGGCGAACTCATGCGCAGCCGCGATTTTGTGATTGACTTTCCGCGCATTTTCGTGCTTGAAGCTGGCGCCGTCACCGGCACACACGAATCCTTGTTTCCCGCACGTTTGCCGGAGCGCTCACAGTCCTCGCTGTCGCTGGCCAATGCCAAGGATTGGATGTCCGCGATGACCAACAAGCTGGACGAGCAGCACGGCCTGCGACGCTTGCGGCGTGGTGTGGCGCGCGACGGCATGGATGAG aatttattgaCGGTCTGCGCGGAGGCGGTTAAGAAGCGTCGTTCACGCTCCGCCGATGGACGCTACTCGAGCAGCTTTTATGCGCGTCAGCAGGCCATGCAATTGCAGGGCGAACTGGAGTGCGGTTATGGTGGCGGCGCGGAAGCAGCAGAGTGCGTTAAGCCAGATGAAGTTGCCAAGTTGCGCCCGAATGCCACTATTTTGGACTTGACCGATGCTGTTTATGCGGAGTCGCGCCAGCGCCAACAGCAAGTGAACAATTGTGCGCTGCCACACGCTGAGCTGGAGTATGCCGCGTCAAATGCGCGTCGCCGTTCGTTAAGACGCAGCAGCGAACGAGCCATACAGCTGCATGAGTTGCCCTATCGTTCGCCGCTGACTAGCCAAGCTGGCACTCCGGCTGGTAGTCGTGAGTCAACGCCGCCGCTCGATGTGGCTATCACGATTCAGGTGAACGGCGAAGGTATCGATTTGGAGTAG